In the genome of Methanobrevibacter arboriphilus JCM 13429 = DSM 1125, the window AATTTTATTTAAATTTATTTAACTTTATTTATTTTTATTTAAATTTGAGGACGACTCATAAATTTTTTTCTTTTTTTTTGAGATTTTGGGTTTATATTTAGTTATTTTTATTTATTTCTTTGTATATTCTTTTTAAATTGTGTGAAATTCCTATTAATTTGGTTTCAGTTTGTGTTCTTTTTATTCCTGTTGTGTTAAATTCAGTGAGTTTTAAATTTCTTTTTATGTTTCCAAATGGCCATTCTACTGTTTTTGATCTTTTTTTGTATATTTTTTGAGCCCATTTTTCTTCCATTTTTCGTTGCATTTTAATTTTAGAAGGATTACCGTAATCTGTTATTGTTTTATATCTGTATTTTCCTGCACATTTTTCTTTTTTCAGGCAATATTTGCAGTTATTTGTCCAATAAACAGTTTTTTTACCATTTTCATATTGTCCTTTTTTATCTAAAATTTGTCCTTCAGGACAAATATATGTATTTTTTTCAACATTGAAAGTAAAATTATCTTTTGAATAAGGTTTTTCGATCTTATTAATGTTTTTTAATTTTCTTGAAAGTTTTCTACTTGATATATAACCATCAAGTTGGTGTTCTTCTAAATATTCCATATTTTCGTCTGTAGAATACCCATTATCAGCTGAAATTTGAGTATTTTTTGGTAATTCTCCAATATTTTCTTCAATTTGAATTATCTGAGGTATTAACTCATTAAAATCTGTTGGATTATTAGATATTCCAATAGATAGCATTATTCCTTTAAAATCATCCACACCAATTTGTAAATTATAATCAAATTCCCACTGACTCTTTTTATTTAACATTCAACGTGTTTCAGGATCATTAACACTAATTGTTTTTTGATTAGATTTTTTCAATTCATCTTCCAAATGGTTAATTTTATTCAAAACTTTTTCATGAGATTTTTTATCTTTAATAGCTTTTTTTAAAAGTTTTTTTGAACTTAATTTAAACTTTGAATCGTTTTTTGATTTTGATGAATCATCAATAAGTTTGTCATAGATTTCATCGAATGATTCTTTATTTATTAGATTTTTAGGGATTTCGTTACCAGATTCATCACCAAGTAACTTATCTTCTTCTTCATCCAATTTAATACTATCTTTTAAAATCTTTTTAAGCATTTCTAATTGTTTTTCATCAGTTATATTGTTAATTGATGCTTTAGCTTTTATTTTTGTCCCATCAATAGCAATATGGTTAATTTTCACTAAACCCTGCTCTTTAGCAACCAAAATAGATTTTTTAAAAGTTTCATCAATTAATTCACTTTCTTCAACTTTAAAACGATTTATTGTTCTAAAATCAGGATTTTGCATTCCAGCAAGATACATATAAGCAATATCAGTCCTTGAACGTCTTTCAACTTCTCTTCCAGATAAACCACCATCAAAAGAACTCATTAAAACTAATCTTAAAAGCATTTTACGAGAATAAGCATGAGCTCCAGCTGTAAAACGATATTTATCATCAATATCTGTAAAATCAATCCTTTCAACAATATTTTGAATCAAATAACAAGGA includes:
- a CDS encoding transposase — translated: MLNKKSQWEFDYNLQIGVDDFKGIMLSIGISNNPTDFNELIPQIIQIEENIGELPKNTQISADNGYSTDENMEYLEEHQLDGYISSRKLSRKLKNINKIEKPYSKDNFTFNVEKNTYICPEGQILDKKGQYENGKKTVYWTNNCKYCLKKEKCAGKYRYKTITDYGNPSKIKMQRKMEEKWAQKIYKKRSKTVEWPFGNIKRNLKLTEFNTTGIKRTQTETKLIGISHNLKRIYKEINKNN
- a CDS encoding transposase; translation: MVLKDDPIDQQLLVPIDLKNLIPDNHPCYLIQNIVERIDFTDIDDKYRFTAGAHAYSRKMLLRLVLMSSFDGGLSGREVERRSRTDIAYMYLAGMQNPDFRTINRFKVEESELIDETFKKSILVAKEQGLVKINHIAIDGTKIKAKASINNITDEKQLEMLKKILKDSIKLDEEEDKLLGDESGNEIPKNLINKESFDEIYDKLIDDSSKSKNDSKFKLSSKKLLKKAIKDKKSHEKVLNKINHLEDELKKSNQKTISVNDPETR